The Camelus dromedarius isolate mCamDro1 chromosome 25, mCamDro1.pat, whole genome shotgun sequence genome has a segment encoding these proteins:
- the TMEM121B gene encoding transmembrane protein 121B, with amino-acid sequence MRPARGAPRAAPPPARLQPRFLRGRSGSGSSSGSGSGSSAGAEREDDDESASISRPLVPAAPPGTPAASRASTPTSPCSMTAADLGASAAAGAVGGAGGPGPGPGPSCRSCCGCCGRRARPGRGGGRRGCAPGPGCRWGYQALSVALLLAQGGLLDVYLIAVTDLYWCSWVATDLVVAAGWAIFFAKNSRGRRGGGHAHHPHHPHAAPLHLPAAASAAAGAAGAKARGGRGGAGGPGPAGAAGAAGEFAFAYLAWLIYSIAFTPKVVLILGTSILDLIELRAPFGTTGFRLTMALSAPLLYSLVRAIGEAGAAPGSAGPLLLQPQQHRAAGCFLGTCLDLLDSFALVELMLDGRAPLPAHLRYLLIAVYFLALASPVLWLHEIHAAAAAPRGRASRPGRCGRLLRLLGGCLVDAPLLALRCLLAVSYQQPLSVFMLKNLFFLGCRGLEALEGCWDPGIPASPSRARAGYGAPPSASQVPGGPQLAHCVSEDEGGTHGYVNTLAVAAQN; translated from the coding sequence ATGCGCCCCGCGCGCGGCGCCCCCcgcgcggccccgccccccgcccggcTGCAGCCCCGGTTCCTGCGCGGCCGGAGCGGCTCgggcagcagcagcggcagcggcagcggcagcagcgcGGGCGCAGAGCGCGAAGACGACGACGAGAGCGCCAGCATCAGCAGGCCGCTGGTGCCCGCCGCGCCCCCGGGGACCCCCGCCGCCTCCCGCGCCTCCACGCCCACCTCCCCGTGCAGCATGACCGCCGCCGACCTGGGCGCTAGCGCGGCGGCCGGGGCCGTCGGGGGCGCGGGCGGCccgggccccggccccggcccctccTGCCGTTCGTGTTGCGGCTGCTGCGGCCGCCGGGCCCGGCCGGGCCGCGGTGGTGGGCGCCGCGGCTGCGCCCCCGGCCCGGGCTGCCGCTGGGGCTACCAGGCGCTGTCCGTGGCGCTGCTGCTGGCGCAGGGCGGCCTGCTGGACGTGTACCTCATTGCCGTCACCGACCTGTACTGGTGCTCCTGGGTCGCCACGGACCTGGTGGTGGCGGCGGGCTGGGCCATCTTCTTCGCCAAGAACAGCCGGGGCCGTCGGGGCGGCGGGCACGCCCACCACCCGCACCACCCGCACGCCGCGCCCCTGCACCTGccggccgccgcctccgccgccgccggggCTGCGGGAGCCAAGGCGCGCGGCGGCCGCGGGGGCGCAGGCGGCCCGGggccggcgggggcggcgggggcagcCGGCGAGTTCGCCTTCGCCTACCTGGCCTGGCTCATTTACTCCATCGCCTTCACACCCAAGGTGGTGCTCATCCTCGGCACGTCCATCCTGGACCTCATCGAGCTGCGCGCGCCCTTCGGCACCACGGGCTTCCGCCTCACCATGGCGCTGTCCGCGCCGCTGCTCTACAGCCTGGTGCGGGCCATCGGCGAGGCGGGCGCCGCCCCCGGCTCCGCGGGACCCCTGCTCCTGCAGCCCCAGCAGCACCGCGCCGCCGGCTGCTTCCTGGGCACGTGCCTGGACCTGCTGGACAGCTTCGCCCTGGTGGAGCTGATGCTGGACGGCCGTGCGCCGCTTCCCGCGCACCTGCGCTACCTGCTGATCGCCGTCTACTTCCTCGCGCTCGCCTCGCCGGTGCTCTGGCTCCACGAGAtccacgccgccgccgccgccccccggGGCCGGGCTTCGCGGCCGGGCCGCTGCGGCCGCCTCCTGCGCCTGCTGGGCGGCTGCCTGGTGGACGCGCCGCTGCTGGCGCTGCGCTGCCTGCTGGCGGTGAGCTACCAGCAGCCTCTCTCTGTCTTCATGCTCAAAAACCTCTTCTTCCTCGGCTGCCGCGGCCTGGAGGCCCTGGAGGGCTGCTGGGATCCGGGGATCCCGGCGTCCCCGAGTCGGGCCAGGGCGGGCTACGGCGCTCCGCCCTCTGCCTCGCAGGTGCCGGGAGGCCCCCAGCTGGCCCACTGCGTCTCAGAGGACGAGGGGGGAACCCACGGCTATGTGAACACCCTGGCTGTGGCCGCCCAGAATTGA